ACTGAGAACCGAACAGGTAtccgaatatataaaaatattaattatatatatatatatatatatatatatatatatataacataactaaatatatatttgtgactaaaaattttcttaaaagaatccaaaaatatttgaagataactacattattataaaatatctgaATTACCTGAACTATCTAAAAGTATTCgaatatccaaacttttaatctaaattattatataattatttgatattttatcttaaataaccAATATTTGACCCGAACTATCTGAACTACCCGAACTATCCGAACCCTAATCCGAATTTGGTTCCCCTAATCCGAATTGGAACCAAATGAGAACCGAAATTATCTCGGGTATTTTCAGGTTTCTAGTTTTACTATCCGAACCCAACCGAATCCCAaactatccgaaccgaaccgaaccaaaaataGATCAAGTACTCAGTGGATTTTCTAACCTCTTATCCGAACTACCCGAAACTCGAAATACCTGAACCGAACTGATACCCGAAATTCCCAGCCCTAGTCAGCACCATGTTTATGCGGCAAGCAGTGTGTAAAGATAATCCGACATGCGGTTGCGTCTGATTCGATAAATTCTTCCGCTAACAAAACGATCAGTAAAAGAATTATAAGACGTGCCGTTTCTAAGCAGACGATAAACAATTTGTGCCGTTTTGTCTTCCGTGTTTAATTTCAAGCTTCAACAATAAAAACACGTAAAATTGAACGTAACCTATATTTAAAACCTTTGAAAAAACGCTCATGTTTCTGATCTTCTGTTAGAGAAAAAAGGCGTCAAGAAAAACAAACAGAAGACAAAAAAGTTTCTTGTTGTTCGAAGATCATCTCATGTCCTAAACCTCATCTTTTAACACGATCTTTGAATGGCATCGGTAAGATCTTTTCTCATTTCAAGCGCTTTCACATCCTTTTGTTGTCCATTGATTTTGTGTCTGTtggaatatatataattatatattaaaaaaagcaGAACAATCAACAAAGACAACAACAAGATCGACCATTGCCAAAATTTGGAGAATGGGACGTAAACGATCCAGCATCAGCCGAAGGATTCACCGTTATATTCGCTAAAGCTCGAGACGACAAAAAAACAAACGCTAGTGGTCGTGCTCCATCACAACGCCGTGATAACAACAAAGGGCAAGATGACCCCACGGTAACATTCCTTTAACCAAAAATGTCAAAAGTAGGACTACATTACACGAACGAAAATATTATGCCTTTATCCGTTACTTCTAAAAAAATAAGAGGACTAAAGTGAAAACTTGCTATTCTTCTGCAGAAGAAACGGTTCTGCTGTTTCTGAGTAACAAAAATCAAGAAAAGCGGACTACTGGCTCATCCAGAACATTTGTAAAAATGAAACAGTTTCATATTCACTGAATctgtataaaaattaaaaagcttATCATTACAGAGCTAAACCAACAACAACATTAGACATTGTTACTTACACTTGGGTTACACAATATCAATGTCTCTTAAGCCACGGTTTGGTGAATCCTGATGATCTGACCCATTGCTGCTACTCGTCTTTTTCTTGAACGATTTCTGGCTGAAAATCCGAGAAACGGTTTTCTTAACCGGTCTTGAGCCGCCGCCACCGCCTTCAAACCGGTTATGTTTCTTGTCTAGATCATTTGATAGTTTCTTGACTAGTTCCACAAAATGTCTTCTGAATGTTGGATATCTTGACACTGATTTGGTCAGTCCTTGAAGccttttaaaaccaaaacacaaatGGTTAAAAAGCAAAAACAAGGTTCAATACGAGTGTGATTGGTTTTATTTAAAGGTTTTTACCTGCGAGCAAAGGAATCAAGTTCAGCTTTTCTTAGTTCCGTCAAAGGAGGAGATTCAGATTCAGTGATGGAGCTTTTAAGTCTCTCTGAATCTCCAAACAGCAATACCAACTTTCCAAGGTACTCCTCTTCTTGTTCAGATAGATTCGCTGCTTCAATCTGGTCTTTAATGATCAGAAACGGATTCAGAAACCAATCAAAGAAGGCATCTTTAGGGCGGTTCCTTGTAGTTATCTCTGTTACACCGTCACCTACTAACACGAAATCACACAACAACATTTATGATCAAGAGAAGAGATACTGTAAAAACAGTTGAACCGTATTTGCAAACGTACCGAGTAACAAACCGGTGGAATTGGATTTGATAGAGCGTAGAAGCTCGTTAAGAAGGGAGTAAGCAGGTAAACCAAAACTGATCACTTGACTGCCTTTGCTAGACTTAGCTTCTTCAATGTCCTTTGAGTTTATGATCCCTTTCGTTACCATAGTCTCTCCGTACTTCCTACATTCCACAAAGAGAGCTTCCAgaagctgcaaaaaaaaaaaaaaacattcaaactttaataaacaaaataaaaacagtcaaagataaaaaaaaagagagattttttGTAGAGTAACAAACATCAAGTGGCTTCAGGTCAATCATTGGGCCTCTGTTTGATCCTCCTCTTGATGGACTTGTCTTGAAAGAGCTTGGTCTTGAAAGACCACCACCACCTTCCTCTTCCTTTCTTCGAAACTTTGGcctgttaattaaaaaaaaaagtttgtagAGTCAAAAGAGAGATTAAAGATTTGCTAGCAAATGAAAAATTGGAGAGAAACAAAACCTAGGAAAGCAAGAGCCTTCAGGCCTGTCAAGAACATCATTACTATACTCATCGTAGATCGACAAAGAAGCAACAACATAGCAGAGACCAAAGTAAAACGAAGATTCCTGGTATGAGACAACACCAGCGTAGGCACCAAGGAAGACACTAGAGAGCACAGAAGCTAGAACCGCACCGACGACACCTAAAGGCCAGAGCAAGATGACAAGACCTGCGATAGGGACACACATGGTTTCCAAGAAAGGACCTTCACGTCCAATGAGATCATGAAACAAACGGCGCCAGCCTTTGAACAACATGTAAGGGCTTTTAAACAAGGCTATGAGTGAAATCACAGGGAAATCAAGAATAACTCCAAGAACAGCAGCAATCACAGCGCCTGGGATTTGTAGTAACCTTATTTCATAATagtgatgaggatgatgatccGCGCTAAGATCATCCATGAAAGAAAAGTAGGAGTGAAAGCAAACGTCTTTAAAATCGCAGACAACAGTGAGACTGCCTTTAACAGTGCTCCAAGTTCCATCCTAAAACACACATTATCAGTAATACGATTGAAGAAATGATTcacaaaaaagagaaaaagaactTACGTAAAAGCAATGGAAAAAGGGGTTAGACTTCCCTTCACCAACAGCATCGAAGGTGGCGAAGATTGGGGAAAGAAAGCCATACAAAGCTCCTCCGAGGATACTTCCTAAGATACTAACCACAAGCCAGAGAATGATGCCAAGAGGAAGGCATAATAAGCAGAGAAAGAGCTTCAAGATTGGACCTAATTGTTTAGCACTGAAAAATTAAAGATACACTTGTCAGTATAACTATCTGAGTAGTAAGTAAGAAAAGGCAACAATTGTTGTAAAGAAAGGTGAACCTTGATATGGAATAGAGAGTCCAAATGGCATGTACTGGTAAAAGGCCTAAGATAATTGCAGAGTTTCCAATTGCCATAATTAGGCATATAAGCGGGCAGAAAACGATACctatgcacaaaaaaaaaatgaaataaatgaGCATCATTTGTAATAAACAGAACAAAGTTCACAGACTAAGTGTCAtcttctattaaaaaaaaagggtaCTTTTTGGTATTGAAGAACCCTAAACTGGGCAAAACTGATCGATGAATGAAGAAGTTCACACACGAATAAATGACAACCCAAAGGGGTCCTGAAAAAAAGCAAGTAGCCAATCTTGAGGTCGGTCAACATCCACGAATGGACCaggaaatatattaacaaaattggACTTATAACGCAAACCATAAACGGTAAAAAGAAAAGGCAATAAACCCATCATCAGATAAGGTTCAAATGAGATGAAGTTAAGGTGAAAGTTGATACCTTTAAGAAGACCGAGGAAGAGCAAGGCAGTGAAATAAGGAATGAAGAGTATGAATCGCCACAGAGATGACAATATTCCCGTTGGAGGCTCCATTTTAATTcgtcttcttttttcttttctcagtCTAACTTtcgcatttataaaaaaaatcgatttcAAAACCTAGAATCCGAGAGAATCAAATAAACAGAAGGTAAAGCAGAGAGAGTTAGAGATAGAAAGTGAGAGAAACTGTCACAGACAGACACGACAAGAAGTAATCTTTCTATCTCacgaaaatatcttttaaaattttaaattacattttgAACAACAAGTCACGAAAAGAATCGAAACTGAGAAGAAACCGTCTTTTTTACGACTAAACCCTACGAATACTCTAGACAATCCACGATTGGTAGTTGAATCAAAAGTTTAACTCTTGAATAGTTTACACTAAgctgaataaaagaaaattgttatAATCCATTGTCTGGATTGTCCATAACCAAGACCAAGGAAGTTTACATCCGACCCGTTTATTCGACCCGTCACACCTGTCTGTCTACATTCCGTCCGAGTTTTGACTCATTCAAAAGATGAAGACTCATTCAACTAGAGCATTTATGAGTTTTGACCAAATCTTGATATTATAATGTAGTCAATGTGTATTCAATGTGTAGATTCTCTTTTGATGTAAAGCCTTGTATGATTCCACTATATATAAGTGGCAAGAGCTAATGAGAAAAACACAACTTTCACAGCAAACACTTCTCTCATATTAAAACACGTTATCAGCATAAAAGCTCTCTCTACCTGAGCAATCTCTCTCCACCGGAGTTTCCTTTTTCCGGCCAGCTCCTCTGGCGCTCAGCCTTGTTCCGCCGGCCACCTCTCTCTCCCCGCCAgccactcctctctctctctcagtttTCGGCCAGCTCTCAGCCTCTCACTCAAGGTGGTCCATTGATATTCCTGGTTGTGAAAAAAGTAAACTAATCAAAACcttaatcaaaatctaaaaactaagaACAAGTTTATAAGAACACTATATGTTCATATCttggatctatatgaatcctaaaatcttataaaatctgttgttctaaattattatctaaaatattaatctcGAATCAAAGTTCTAAAAGTATATTGATTCTAAAATTACTTTGAATCTCTAAAGTCTGTAAAACTTATTAAATCAcataaagatctatatgaattttgattataaaacttttgaatcttataaatattatgtGAAATCCTAAATCTCCTTCTTGGTTTGTAAGCCATAAATCGGCTCTCCCTTTATCCTATATGATCCGGCCTTAAATCCGGATTTGTCTAAAGGATTGAAACCAATAATCATAACCTTTGTTCATCCGCATCACCAGCTGTTCCAGCAGGTTGTATAAGCCGGTTATCAATACCTCACCATCAAAACCCTTAAACCAGCCAGATATGTGTCTAGATGGCCATTACACATACCAATCTTTATCCTCTTGCTTGGTTTTTCAACCAGcaaaatcaaaaatctaaagATCAAAAACCATCAATCCCTTGCTGTGTCATTTCGGCCAGACCCCCTAAAATTCagtcaaccaaaataaaatcgaTAATAAATCCAATTgattgcatatctttgactgtTATTACTTAATTTGTAACTGataaatttttgaaacattttaatgcatattttgaccattgatatttatttttgcaactgatatgattttataaatgcaaattcgattttataaatgcatatacgaTTTTCTTTGACTaggtatttaaatattataaccTATAGTCCTGatttaaattaatatgacataagatataattaaattatagtttgaaatcatttgatcttattattgtttgtcaacatttatttaaattctaACCGGCCTTGAAATCGGTTCATTATAGTAACcaattttgaaaatgattttcGTGATAAGCCTTGAAATCATTTCATTATAGTATGTTCATTATTGTCCCATGCACCACGAATTAGAATATGTTCATGAGGGAGAGTGAGGATAAAacccatgatacatgaccatgctaaaatccgtgaaacatggtccacaacctTGAAAATGATGTTGTGATGATTGAATTATATATTGGATCATATTTGCATAACATCTATTATTCTGAATCAACCATATTGAATCAAACATGGATTAGAAAATTTTGATGCTCTCACttatcatattgttttattgaAATTGATTATACATTCATATGATAGATTATTCTGATCATGATACATTGAATTAAAAACCCTGAAAATTATAATCATCTCTTGTCTTGTTTATGATGCATTTTTATATATGCTGTTTGACAATGATTGTTTTAATTCATATAAAATCCTCCtgaatatataatacatataaaatctttctgaatataaaatacatattaaagTCATGATCAAAATCTCCCTGATTAAGATTCATAAAAGTCAAAACATTGAttgatcatattattatgaatcCTATTCTTTATGGATTATTTGATTCAGATGTCAAAAATCAACAATCTTGAGTTTGATGTCCTCAATCTCTTCGGAGATAATTACCTCCAATGGGCACTTGATACCAAGATCCTCTTGAGGTCCAAAAACCTTGGTGATACTATCACTGAAGGCACTGAACCATCAGAAAAGAATAAATATCAGGCAATTGTTATCATTCGCCATCATCTTGCTGAAGGTCTTAAAGATCAATCTCACTATTGAGGATCTTCTGGAACTTTGGACAGAGTTGAAAATCAGATATGATCATCAGAAAACTGAGATCTTGCCAAAGGCCCTCTCTATGATTGGAGGAACCTAAGGATCCAAGACTATAAATTTTGAACATATAGTGTTCTTATAAACTATATGTTCAAAAATCTAAGATCTAAGAACAAGTTTATAAGAACACTATATGTTCAAAATTTATAGTCTTGGATCCTTAGGTTCCTCCAATCATAGAGGGCTTTTGGCAAGATCACAGTTTTCTGATGATCATATCTGGTTTTCAACTCTGTCCAAAGTTCCAGAGGATCctcaatagtgagatattgatcTTTAAGACCTTCAGCAAGGTGATGACGAATGATAACATTTGTCtggtatttattattttctgatGGTTCAGTGCCTTCAGTGATAGTATCACCAAGATTTTTGGACCTCAAGAGGATCTTGGTATCAAGTGCCCATTGGAAGTAATTATCTCCGGAGAGATTGAGGGCAGCAAACTCAAGATtgttgattttcgacatctgaatcaaaTAATCCATAAGGAATAAGgattcataataatatgatcaaTCCATGTTTTGACTTTTATGAATCTTAATCAGGGAGATTTTGATCATGgttttaatatgtattttatattcagaaagattttatatgtattatatattggAGGATTTTATATGAATTAAAACAATCATTGTCAAACAGCATATATAGAAATGCATCATAAACAAGACAAGAgatgattataatttttagggtttttagttCAATGTATCATGATCAGAATAATCTATCATATGAATGTATAATTgatttcaataaaataatatgataagtGAGAGCATCAAAATTTTCTAATCCATGTTTGATTCAATATGGTTGATTCAGAATAATAGATGTTATGCAAATATGATCCAGTATATAATTCAATCATCACAAAATCATTTTCAaggttgtggaccatgtttcacggattttagtatggtcatgtatcatgggtTTTATCCTCACttcccctcatgaacatactctaattcgtgGTTCATGGGACAATAATGAACATACTATAATGAACTGATTTCAAGGCTTATCACGAAAATCATTTTCAAAGTTGGTTACTATAATGAACCGATTTCAAGGTCGGTTAGGATTTAAATAAATGTTGACAAACAATAATAAGATCAAATGATTTCaaactataatttatttcatcttatgtcatattaatttaaatCAGGACTACAggttataatatttaaatatctagtCAAAGAAAAtcgtatatgcatttataaaatcgaatttgcatttataaaaatcatatcaGTTGCAAAAATAGATATTAATGGTcaaaatatgcattaaaaatgtttcaaaaatttatCATACAAAGCAAGCTGTGAAAATTGTGTCTTTCTAATTAGCTCTTGCCACTTACATATAGTGGGATCATACAAGGGTTTACATCAAAGGAGAATCTACACATTGAATACACATTGACTACATTCATTACAATATCAAGACTTGGTCAAAGCTCATAAATGCTCCGGTTGAATGAGTCTTCATCTTGACTAGTCTCGGACGGAATGTAGACAGACCGGTGTGACGGAATGTAGACGGGTCGGATAGACGGGTCGGATGTAAACCTCATTGGTCTTGGTTATGGGCAATCCACACAATGGAttataacacttccccttggatgccataaccatatcGGTCTGAACATAAATATTCTCCATCCCAATTACTCTCGGGTCATGAGGCAGACGTGTCTCATATCAAAACATTTGGATGTTCTGTGTATGTTCCTATTGCACCACCACAGAGAACAAAAATGGGACCTCAAAGGaggatgggaatatatgttggatttGATTCTCAAACCATTATTAAATATCTTGAGCCTACTACTGGAGATTTATTTAAGGCCAGATATGCTGATTGTCATTTTGATGAATCAGAGTACCCAACATTAGGGGGAGAAAATAACAAGTTGGGCAAAGAAATAATATGGAATCAAACATCCTTAtcatggcaagatcctcggattCAATCATGTGATTTAGAGGTCCAGAAAATAATTCATATGCAAAAGCTAGCTAATCAATTGCCCGATTCATTTGCTGACCCGAAAAGAGTGACTAAGTCCTATATACCAGCTTGTAATGCACCTATAAGTATTGATGTCCAAGATGGACACAATCAAGtggctatagagtctaaagcaCGTCTTAAGCGTGGTAGACCAGGCTCACCTATTGACCAGCCCAATGGTTGTGAGGTCCCTTGGAGTGGACACTGACCCATTTGGTCCTAAGAAGGACGATGAGGATGTCCTGGGTCCTGAAGTGCCTTACCTCAGTGCCATAGGAGCGTTAATGTATTTGGCTAGCCACACTAGAccagatatatattttttccgtGAACCTCCTAGCTCGTTTTAATTCATGTCCGACCCAAAGGCACTGGAACGGAATTAAACATATTCTACGTTACTTACAAGGAACTAAGGATTTGGGTCTATTTTATACCAATGAAACCAAAGATGGTTTAGTAGGCTTTGCCGATGCAGGCTACTTATCTGATCCACACCATGCTCggtcccaaaccggctatgtgtTCACTCATGGTGGTACTGCAATATCATGGCGTTCTATGAAACAAACTATAGCAGCCACATCATCTAATCACTCAGAAATCTTGGCCATGCATGAGGCAAATCGTGAGTGTGTATGGTTGAGGTCCATGACACAACATATCCAATCAGATAGTAGAATGGTCAAGGACAATGTTCCGACCATCATATATGAAGATAATGCAGCTTGCATTGCTCAATTTAAAGATGGGTATATCAAGGGTGACCGAACCAAACATATTCTACCCAAGTTCTTTTTCACCCATGAGTTGCAGAAGGCTAAGGAGGTCAATGTCATTCAGATCCGGTCTAgtgagaactcagccgacctcttcaccaAGTCACTTCCCACCAGCACATTCAGGAAGCTCACGCAGCAGATTGGCATGCGTAGACTCAAGGACCTTCAGTGATGTCcaaatcagggggagtaatgtgtgttgtactctttttcctttctcTGGTTTCcctttttaccacattgggttttgtGTTTTCCAAGAGAGGTTTTAAGGAGGCAACGTTAGCACATTACAAGCCCGATATGGTTATGGCATctaagggggagtgttataatcTATTGTGTGGATTGTGTGGATTGTCCATAACCAAGACCAAGAAGGTTTACATCTGACCCGTCTATCCGACCCGTCTACATTCCGTCACACCGGTCCGTCTACGTTCCGTCCGAGACTAGTCAAGATGAAGACTCATTCAACCGGAGCATTTATGAGCTTTGACCAAGTCTTGATATTGTAATGAATGTAGTCAATGTGTATTCAATGTGTAGATTCTCCTTTGATGTAAACCCTTGAATGATCCCACTATATATAAATAGCAAGAACTAATGAGAAATACATAACTTCACAGCAAACACTTCTCTcatattataacaaaaatagtTTAGGTGGATTAAACTTGTTGAAAACATTCAACACTTGAATCGATTAAAGTAGAGACAACACTGAGTATGCATCATTAGTTAATTTGATAAATCAGTCAGTTGTagtcattttcttttaaatccaaatattttgagattttacattggtaaattattatttttatttgaaattttatatcaaaattcaCAATTTCTTAAACTCTATAACAGAGACTTTTTCATTTGATTTAAACACCAAACTAGAGCTTGACCGGCACACCCTTacggattttgattttgatttattaaaaattaatatttgtttttcataattaatatcatatattttagatgtgtcACTATATGTTTTTCAGTGTTCTATATTGTATGACTTTATAatcttattgttttattttttttgctcgacaaaattaatatatattgatttgttctattcattaaaatttgttattaaACATTATTAcatagtaatataattttgagttcgataaaataagtttataatttcaaataatcaaatagagaATCAcgttaaaattgtttttaatttcgACAGTGcatacaataaaattttaaaattcatttagttatactataaaaatgatatttagttagaatgatttatattttcatattttagttttaaaaaatatactttatcatctatcattttattatattgtatgattttataagtaaatacatTATTCTTTTAAGTAGTTTTGtcttaatatttttgtaaattttatgcATAGTAgcatctataatattattttagaaaaaatcatCCATATTTGATGTTGATGTTACAGTATTAAgctttctgattttttcttaaatttatatttcagaatattctaatattttaaattttataaaataatttgtttttcgtgttgtttttaaaaacaattatacttTATGAcctattattttatcttttcaaaattttggaatttATCATAATGAATTTGGAAGATTTATctttgaataaatataatttataattttatgtttcagttgtagatttattttatgggtttttattttgaatagaTAATCATATatgggaaaataaaatataattataatattgtttaaatagGAATATTCATATAGAAGATTATTTAAGGAATATAAGAGATACTAAAGGAATATGGAGATTGTGTTAGTAAGTACGATATCACTTCGGTTGATTTAATACCTAAAAAAATAGGAATTGAATTTGGAATGTCCTTGATTGTAGGTATAAGAAAATCAGTTGAACATA
The sequence above is drawn from the Raphanus sativus cultivar WK10039 chromosome 7, ASM80110v3, whole genome shotgun sequence genome and encodes:
- the LOC108814516 gene encoding uncharacterized membrane protein At3g27390 isoform X1, with product MEPPTGILSSLWRFILFIPYFTALLFLGLLKGIVFCPLICLIMAIGNSAIILGLLPVHAIWTLYSISSAKQLGPILKLFLCLLCLPLGIILWLVVSILGSILGGALYGFLSPIFATFDAVGEGKSNPFFHCFYDGTWSTVKGSLTVVCDFKDVCFHSYFSFMDDLSADHHPHHYYEIRLLQIPGAVIAAVLGVILDFPVISLIALFKSPYMLFKGWRRLFHDLIGREGPFLETMCVPIAGLVILLWPLGVVGAVLASVLSSVFLGAYAGVVSYQESSFYFGLCYVVASLSIYDEYSNDVLDRPEGSCFPRPKFRRKEEEGGGGLSRPSSFKTSPSRGGSNRGPMIDLKPLDLLEALFVECRKYGETMVTKGIINSKDIEEAKSSKGSQVISFGLPAYSLLNELLRSIKSNSTGLLLGDGVTEITTRNRPKDAFFDWFLNPFLIIKDQIEAANLSEQEEEYLGKLVLLFGDSERLKSSITESESPPLTELRKAELDSFARRLQGLTKSVSRYPTFRRHFVELVKKLSNDLDKKHNRFEGGGGGSRPVKKTVSRIFSQKSFKKKTSSSNGSDHQDSPNRGLRDIDIV
- the LOC108814516 gene encoding uncharacterized membrane protein At3g27390 isoform X2 translates to MAIGNSAIILGLLPVHAIWTLYSISSAKQLGPILKLFLCLLCLPLGIILWLVVSILGSILGGALYGFLSPIFATFDAVGEGKSNPFFHCFYDGTWSTVKGSLTVVCDFKDVCFHSYFSFMDDLSADHHPHHYYEIRLLQIPGAVIAAVLGVILDFPVISLIALFKSPYMLFKGWRRLFHDLIGREGPFLETMCVPIAGLVILLWPLGVVGAVLASVLSSVFLGAYAGVVSYQESSFYFGLCYVVASLSIYDEYSNDVLDRPEGSCFPRPKFRRKEEEGGGGLSRPSSFKTSPSRGGSNRGPMIDLKPLDLLEALFVECRKYGETMVTKGIINSKDIEEAKSSKGSQVISFGLPAYSLLNELLRSIKSNSTGLLLGDGVTEITTRNRPKDAFFDWFLNPFLIIKDQIEAANLSEQEEEYLGKLVLLFGDSERLKSSITESESPPLTELRKAELDSFARRLQGLTKSVSRYPTFRRHFVELVKKLSNDLDKKHNRFEGGGGGSRPVKKTVSRIFSQKSFKKKTSSSNGSDHQDSPNRGLRDIDIV